One Glycine max cultivar Williams 82 chromosome 4, Glycine_max_v4.0, whole genome shotgun sequence DNA segment encodes these proteins:
- the LOC113001405 gene encoding uncharacterized protein, which produces MMNVVGLSEMDSIGDYFTWSNKQNVGTIYSRIDRVLGNVKWFQDHLDYHLKILPPSISDHALLCVEGYEEVVQNSWNRPIRGTPMHVLWQKLQRLKPELVQLGKSMTNTKHELVKARRDLELAQNATTHNRMDGNLIDTVKRCTDRVINWNEMEDSMLRQRAKVDWLRMGDENNAFFSFYHQVQASE; this is translated from the exons ATGATGAATGTTGTTGGCTTGAGTGAAATGGATAGTATAGGAGATTATTTTACTTGGAGTAATAAACAAAATGTGGGAACTATCTACTCTAGGATTGATAGAGTGTTGGGGAATGTGAAATGGTTTCAAGACCATTTGGATTACCACCTGAAAATTCTGCCTCCTAGCATTTCAGATCATGCTCTGTTATGTGTGGAAG GCTATGAGGAAGTGGTTCAGAATAGTTGGAATAGGCCTATAAGAGGTACTCCTATGCATGTTTTGTGGCAGAAACTCCAAAGACTTAAGCCTGAATTGGTTCAACTTGGCAAGAGCATGACCAATACCAAACATGAATTGGTTAAAGCCAGAAGAGATTTAGAATTAGCCCAAAATGCTACCACTCATAATAGGATGGATGGCAACTTGATTGATACTGTGAAAAGGTGTACTGATAGGGTGATTAATTGGAATGAAATGGAGGATAGTATGTTAAGACAAAGAGCTAAGGTGGATTGGCTTAGAATGGGAGATGAAAACAAtgcttttttttcattctatcaTCAAGTCCAAGCATCAGAATAG